A region of the Cannabis sativa cultivar Pink pepper isolate KNU-18-1 chromosome 3, ASM2916894v1, whole genome shotgun sequence genome:
TCGCTCATGTTTCAGATTACTTTTCCTATTATCTTGTCTTTTACTTGaagatagaaataatttttattttcatctttTGATTCTCATATCATATATCCATCATCAAATGTTACACATTGTTATATCAATTCTTAAATCTATGCATGAACTAAAGAAtgctatgtatatatattttgctaTGGCTAAGGAAATTTATAAGAGAAAATTGAGAGTTTATAGATTAATGATCACATAGGGACTCACCTCCCAGATATCAAACCGAGCTCACTTAACCAACTCATTAGCACCCTCATTTCTTGCTCTACAAATCCAACATATATCATTCTCCAATTCATTATTTAACAGAGCAAGAGCTAGATACAACAAACTCCAATGTGGAATTTCTCTCTTCTATGACTATTTGACAATGCGAGTAGATAAGAATGCTGTATTATTATATCAAATCTTTGTGAATAGATAGTGAGTTTCTTAAAAGAAATCTAATAGGATAAAGAAAATTTAGTTCTCTCAGAAAATTTTATAGGATAATTATTCTAAGCTCTTGctgattatttttaatatttttattattaattgatttagTTAATGTACTTAGAAATTGGTTGATTTTGGGAAAGGCTAGAAACTTGATATGTGGAGTTTGTAGATAAAGTTAATTACAAGGAAATCATAGAATTTCCCTTTCCTGTGCGCCTCCTTTCATTGTCAGTGATGGAAATTTTTTCTACCAGCTTTGTGATTGTTTTGTAACTTTGTATTTgcttttgtataatttttatctGTATTTATGTTGGTTATTGTTTTCCTCTGCCACAAGTGAGGAAATAAACTTGGAAGAAAGTCACTGTTGAACTGGTGACCCTTTGTctctttttcataaaaaatgaaaaagaaaagaaaaaagcgTGATTGCTAGCTTCCTTCCCATATGTTTTGTATGTTGGTTTGGCATGTAGTTCCTTGTTTTTTCGTTCTATAATGTAGGCTTTAGATTCTACTGACAAAAAAATTGTTGATTTCGGAAAAGGACAAAAAACTGCAGTTGCTTATTCTTTTAGTTTTAGCTTGTTACATCCTAAGTGTAGGTCTTAAGGATTTGCAAAGGTTTTAGTTGCCCTTTTGGCTAGTAGCTTTATAAGATTATGATAGTATTGTGTTTTCCACTCTTGAAAAGGATTGGAGTTTTATGTCTTAGTTATGTTTTGCTTTTGTTTTCATATGTGATTTTTTATATGCTTATACTCGAACCTTTTCACTCATTATTGAAAAATAATGTGGATTGAAGCTTCTGTGTTATacttacattttttatttttaattaattactcgTGAATGTATATTGAGGAAATTCGTTACATTCAAAGATGTGATTCAATGTTTATTGTATAATACTCACACTCGGCTTTTCTGATGTTTCTCGTATGATGTGAAGAGTtgatatataacataaatatgCTACTACTTTACAATATTGAGAAATACAATTCACCAACTTGAAATATCATTTGGAGTGTCAATAGTGAGCTGGAactacttttctttttttgtgttTATGTTCATTAGAAAAATGCACTCTTTTTATCACTATTTTTGTTTGTCACTTTTCCATGTGTCTTacctaatatatataattttgtactATGGATATAGTATCTTACGTTTCTTGCAGGTTGGTTGGGTTAATTTAGCTTATTTCTCTCTATTTACTAGTTAGTAGTAGTACATTTAAACaattcaagtttttttttttttttttttttcatttttctccaCAAGTCCTCTTAATTTTTCACCATCTTATACGTTAGAATATTTATTTGTATGCACATTCCAGCCTTGGATTTCATAAAACAATCTTTAGCAGTTTGATTGTCTCTCAAGGATTTTTTGTTTCAGTATaatttcttcttatttcatTTAGCAAATACttcatttttttgttattgCAGTTTTGACATGGCAACCAAGTACATCTTATCTGCTTCTCTAGGAACGTGTGCAGTGGCTTGGATCTGTGACTACTACATTTCCGACAAGAAGATATTTGGAGGCGAGTGAAATTGGCATCGTTTCAAAGATTTCGGCAGTTGTTTTGTTTCATTTATCTGATTTTCTCATGTTCTTTTTTGATCAGGGAGTACCCCAGGTACCGTTTCTAACAAGGAATGGTGGGAGGAAACTGACAAGAAGTTCCAGGCATGGCCTCGTACAGCCGGTCCACCAGTGGTCATGAACCCCATCAGTCGTCAGAATTTCATCGTCAAGACCAGCACCGACTCTTGAAGCAATTTTTTTTCCTCTTCCCCTTTTACTCAATATTTCTATGTTCGGGCCAAATTGTTAATTTTGCTCCTTTGAAAATAGActtataatcattttatttgaCTGGATTCAATTCCTTAAGGTGAACTCAGGGCAATGCCTTGATAATGGATTAGTAAAAGGTTGCCAATAAGAAAAGTTGTCTGATTTTCAATTCACTTTTTGATAATGAATTAGTAACAAGTTGCCAATAAGAAAAAGTTTGCTTTTCAATTCTCTTTTTGATATTGGACTCGAAAACAAGAATTCATCAAGGCTTCTTTCGAAACCTAAATAGGAGGCCTTAACCTATAATTAATGCTATTATTATTGCTGTTCTGATTTATTTTACCTAATTTATGTTAAGAACTACTTATGGAGCCTACAACATGGGGCTGGTAGAGTGGgagattttgattttttttcagtGTGCGAATTGTTGACTTTATTCTTATCTCTCCAAAGTTAGTGGTGCGCCTGTCCCTCCTTAAAGAAGTTATGTAGTATCTTTTATTTCTGGTGGACTGCTTCTCTTGGTTTTTCTGGTTTTATTCTTATCATTTGACAAATAAtactattaaaattttatatcatttatttaacaAGTAATGAATGatataaaaattccaaactaAAAATCACTTAAGAAGGTTGTTCTGGGCTATCTTTAATTAGATCtatcatgttttttttaatagaatgaTTTCTCATTAAAGACACAAAGCGAAAGATAAGGCACTATACTTTTGCCATATCTAAGGATAAGGCAAGTGTAACAAAATTGTGAGCTAAACAGTTCGCATAACGATAAAAGAGAAACTTAAAAACATTgacatgattataaatagatAAATGTCTTTAAAAATCAGGTCAAACTCAGTTAAAACCAAGCCTCTCTTCTGTAAGATATAGATAACACGTTGAAAGGGATCCCAAAGCTGGAATAGCTGCAAAAGCCAAACAATTACCCACTGATCATGCAACACAGCCCCATACCCCACATGCCGATTTGCACCTCAAAGTCTCGTATCAACATTTAGTTTCAACTGTAACGTCCTAATCTAAAGGGACACCATGTATGTGGTTTTATAAAATAGTTTAGTaataatagattaattaatttgtaaaaTCTGTGAACATATTAAAAACTTTACCA
Encoded here:
- the LOC133035656 gene encoding uncharacterized protein LOC133035656; translated protein: MATKYILSASLGTCAVAWICDYYISDKKIFGGDTPGTVSNKEWWEETDKKFQAWPRTAGPPVVMNPISRQNFIVKTSTDS